One region of Eupeodes corollae chromosome 1, idEupCoro1.1, whole genome shotgun sequence genomic DNA includes:
- the LOC129943430 gene encoding zinc finger protein 665, with the protein MSEVPLVGGNRKQNDVPSISSTMMVQITTDKSGPKLVCPVCDKALVSLNGYVKHMKKHEPPGGYLCNYCDDRFCLEDHLKKHKDEKHKILACQICHETFDSPQDYRNHIQDIHKGVDRRMIKCEKCGMEFKTAQAAKRHNETQCGQIKPHPCDQCKMAFYTKYNLAEHKKIHSGEKKFCCSYCGKSFMSNGRLVIHERSHTGEKPYKCDVCGKCFAHRESIVTHSSIHTGVKLVVCKCCGSRFSCHSNLIKHRRTRPDTCGLPIYNSTKETKRNGNSRIPPCLMSSEIKIVRASKVIKPKDEQQKKTKPVNSNEGQKKPKASKHKGRSKKVVKSGSEDDDTGEDDSDDNEIIVARPRRSLRSNEPPPVEEIDTKPPESSSKDFDSDNYSDDPLFDSPMHSVDDSSDSDKPKVKPEPLDKNPVEIVDRSCSPVKSEEDQKTEDFFDQKEEILDKFLAESTVDVKYEPLVEIKEESEDVKKDEIPPPAAGQVVVVNETDKQNENEKKSPSKRTRRTKSSIVPSEASVEEKKNDDEDESEQPKKRRQRSALRKKLRFFKKERVYECKFCAKVYHIKKPYEKHLRTLHKQTDADLRDLFKDEDNDIPDEYVHRCPICSKIYLMAKRLTTHITFHGPDGSLIHKCPGYCNLYFRTKEEALEHARGAHKECFYCNICDKYSQSPDALKIHKRTHFEQRRQASRNLICDKCGKSFASRTSLNDHSRSNCGKDPLYRCDICDKRFSTAGILKTHSLLHKDEQPYACDKCGKRFKIKAQYKTHIKMKHTDNKPFKCDLCPKAYPYRESLLTHMTVHTGLKRYSCNGCSKRFTCISNLQAHRKVYADTCGLQPLNSKPSTYLGVQKGQLLMGTKPSY; encoded by the exons TTCCTAGCATCTCTTCGACAATGATGGTCCAAATAACAACCGACAAGAGCGGACCAAAGCTAGTTTGTCCTGTATGCGACAAAGCCCTTGTCTCCCTCAACGGCTATGTAAAACACATGAAGAAACATGAACCACCTGGTGGTTATTTATGTAACTATTGTGATGACCGTTTTTGTCTCGAAGATCACCTCAAGAAACACAAagatgaaaaacataaaattctagCATGTCAAATTTGCCATGAGACTTTTGATTCACCGCAGGATTATCGCAATCACATACAAGACATCCATAAAGGTGTCGATCGTCGAATGATTAAATGTGAAAAATGTGGCATGGAATTTAAGACAGCTCAAGCTGCCAAGCGACACAACGAGACTCAATGTGGTCAAATCAAGCCACATCCCTGTGATCAATGCAAAATGGCCTTTTATACGAAATATAATTTGGCAGAACATAAAAAGATCCACAGTGGAGAGAAGAAGTTCTGTTGTAGCTATTGTGGGAAGAGTTTTATGAGTAATGGAAGATTGGTTATACACGAGAGGAGTCATACCGGTGAGAAGCCCTATAAGTGCGAT GTTTGTGGCAAATGCTTTGCTCATCGTGAAAGTATCGTAACTCATTCCTCAATCCACACTGGAGTTAAGCTCGTTGTTTGTAAGTGCTGTGGCTCAAGATTTTCCTGTCATTCGAACCTTATCAAACACAGACGGACAAGACCCGATACATGTGGCCTGCCGATTTATAATTCCACCAAAGAAACAAAACGAAATGGAAACTCAAGAA TCCCTCCATGTCTGATGTCTTCTGAGATAAAAATTGTACGAGCCAGCAAAGTGATTAAGCCCAAGGATGAGCAGCAGAAAAAAACGAAGCCTGTAAATTCAAATGAAGGTCAAAAAAAGCCAAAAGCTTCCAAGCACAAGGGAAGATCCAAAAAAGTCGTCAAATCTGGTTCAGAAGATGACGACACTGGCGAAGATGATAGCGATGACAATGAAATCATCGTAGCTAGACCAAGACGTAGTCTTCGTTCAAATGAACCACCTCCAGTTGAAGAAATCGATACTAAACCACCAGAATCCTCATCTAAGGACTTCGATTCTGACAACTATAGCGATGATCCACTTTTTGATAGTCCAATGCACTCAGTTGATGATTCATCGGATAGTGACAAACCCAAAGTCAAACCAGAGCCTCTGGACAAAAATCCAGTTGAAATAGTTGATCGTAGTTGTAGTCCAGTTAAAAGCGAAGAAGATCAAAAGACCGAGGATTTCTTCGACCAAAAGGAGGAAATCCTCGATAAGTTTCTAGCCGAAAGCACAGTAGATGTTAAATATGAACCTTTAGTTGAAATTAAAGAAGAATCAGAGGATGTGAAGAAAGATGAGATTCCACCGCCTGCGGCGGGTCAAGTCGTCGTCGTTAATGAAActgacaaacaaaatgaaaacgaaaagaaaTCTCCGTCAAAGAGAACACGACGAACGAAGTCGAGCATTGTTCCTTCCGAAGCCTCAgtcgaagaaaagaaaaacgacGATGAAGACGAATCTGAACAACCTAAAAAGAGACGCCAGCGTTCGGCGTTGCGTAAGAAACTtcgttttttcaaaaaggaaCGAGTCTATGAATGCAAATTCTGTGCAAAGGTGTACCACATAAAGAAACCCTACGAGAAACATCTCCGGACTCTGCATAAACAAACCGATGCTGATCTGCGTGATTTGTTTAAGGATGAGGATAATGACATTCCTGATGAATACGTGCATCGTTGTCCGATTTGTTCGAAAATCTATCTTATGGCTAAACGACTAACGACTCACATCACTTTCCATG gtcCCGATGGAAGTTTAATTCATAAATGCCCTGGCTATTGCAATTTATACTTCCGCACAAAAGAAGAAGCTCTCGAACATGCCAGGGGAGCTCATAAGGAATGTTTTTATTGTAACATCTGCGATAAGTACTCACAATCACCAGATGCTCTTAAAATTCACAAACGAACACATTTCGAACAAAGGAGACAAGCAAGTCGTAATTTGATTTGTGACAAATGTGGCAAGTCATTTGCAAGTCGAACATCTCTCAATGATCATTCGAGATCGAATTGTGGAAAAGATCCTCTGTATCGATGTGATATATGTGATAAGAGATTTAGTACCGCAGGAATTTTAAAGACACATTCTTTATTGCACAAAGATGAACAACCTTATGCGTGTGATAAGTGCGGAAAGAGGTTTAAAATTAAAGCCCAATATAAGACTCACATTAAGATGAAACACACAGATAACAAACCTTTCAAGTGTGAT CTTTGTCCGAAAGCATATCCCTATCGGGAGAGCCTTCTAACGCACATGACTGTTCATACAGGACTCAAACGATACTCTTGCAATGGATGCAGTA